The genomic DNA CACCTTCATCTCCGACCGCCTCTCACGCCGCGACTACGCCGTCATCCCTGCCGCCGGCGCTGTTATCGATATCGCGCGGGAGAAGATACATGATCGATACCTCGACCATACGAACGCTCAATTCGTCACGCATCTCATGCACGGCATTGAAACGGCGATGCGCGCCGTCACTGTTTAGGTACATGCCATGGGAATAGCTATCGCGATAGCGACCATCGGCCCGGTGGCGACGAACTGCTATATCGCCGGGAACGATACCGAAGCGGTGGTGATCGATCCCGCGTCCGGCACGAGCGATGACGAGGAAATAATCGTTTCGCTTGTCGGCACGCGTGCGGTGAGCGCCATTCTCATCACGCACGGACATTTCGATCATATCGCAGGGCTTGATACGATCCGAAAGCGATACGCATCGGCGCCGGTATATATCCATGAGAAAGACGCGATCATGCTCACGAGCGCACAGCATAATCTGTCATCAGCGTTCGGCATCGATATCGC from Spirochaetota bacterium includes the following:
- a CDS encoding MBL fold metallo-hydrolase; this translates as MGIAIAIATIGPVATNCYIAGNDTEAVVIDPASGTSDDEEIIVSLVGTRAVSAILITHGHFDHIAGLDTIRKRYASAPVYIHEKDAIMLTSAQHNLSSAFGIDIAFADADKKIADGDVIHAGSMTFSVLHTPGHTPGSVCYAIEDVLFCGDTLFAFGIGRTDFPGGDGELIISSIKEKLFTLPPETHLYPGHDSDFTIAERMKADM